A window of the Methanobrevibacter sp. TMH8 genome harbors these coding sequences:
- the thiM gene encoding hydroxyethylthiazole kinase, with the protein MSNNDNKIIKDSIIALKNVKEKIPLTNCITNYVTINDCANAVLAIGGSPMMADDPEEIEDFVEIADTLVINIGKMSKSQIEAMLLGADYGTKTNTPIVLDPVGVGVTNLRNKIVLKLIKESNISAVRGNMSEIKTIAQLIDLDEVKSLNKSLSKGVDVSEGDETTKENLKSNAKIIKALAKEIDTVIIASGAIDIISDGKTVFACENGDSLMPKITGSGCMLSSIVGTFCGANDPFIGGIAATIAMGVAGEEAGKIVREEKTGTGTFRSKLIDYLYNMDEKLLLKETKLYEIKLIN; encoded by the coding sequence ATGAGTAACAATGATAATAAAATAATAAAAGACTCTATAATTGCATTAAAAAATGTTAAAGAAAAAATCCCACTTACAAATTGTATAACTAATTATGTAACAATTAATGATTGTGCAAATGCCGTTTTAGCTATTGGAGGATCACCTATGATGGCTGATGATCCTGAAGAAATTGAAGATTTTGTTGAAATAGCTGATACCCTAGTGATAAACATTGGTAAAATGAGTAAAAGCCAAATTGAAGCTATGCTTCTTGGAGCCGATTATGGAACAAAAACCAACACACCAATTGTTTTAGATCCAGTAGGTGTTGGAGTAACTAATCTTAGAAATAAAATTGTGCTTAAACTAATTAAAGAATCAAATATATCAGCTGTTCGAGGAAATATGTCTGAAATTAAAACTATAGCCCAACTTATTGATTTAGATGAGGTAAAATCCTTAAATAAAAGTTTAAGTAAAGGAGTAGATGTCTCTGAAGGGGATGAAACTACAAAAGAAAATTTAAAATCAAATGCAAAGATAATTAAAGCATTAGCTAAAGAAATAGATACAGTTATAATAGCTAGTGGAGCTATTGATATAATTTCCGATGGAAAAACAGTTTTTGCTTGTGAAAATGGAGACTCATTAATGCCAAAGATAACAGGAAGTGGATGTATGCTTAGTTCAATTGTTGGGACTTTTTGTGGAGCAAATGATCCATTTATAGGTGGAATAGCTGCTACAATAGCTATGGGAGTGGCTGGTGAAGAAGCTGGAAAAATAGTAAGAGAAGAAAAAACTGGAACTGGGACATTTAGATCTAAGTTAATCGATTATTTGTATAATATGGATGAAAAACTTCTCTTAAAAGAAACAAAATTATATGAAATCAAATTAATTAATTAA
- the thiE gene encoding thiamine phosphate synthase: MKNIDYSLYLVTNRAGKTEEEFITTIEQAILGGVTVVQLREKDLSTGKFYRLASKVKELTSKYDIPLIINDRLDIALAINADGVHVGQSDMPGDIVRSIIGKNKILGISAATIKDTIKAEKDGADYIGSGAIFPTQTKDADCITIDYLKEIVNAVNIPIIAIGGLTEDNIESLVNTNIGGISLVSAIMESNNPKKTVQKLKTEFELL, encoded by the coding sequence ATGAAAAATATTGATTATTCATTATATCTTGTTACAAATAGAGCTGGAAAAACAGAAGAAGAGTTTATAACTACAATAGAACAGGCCATTTTAGGAGGAGTTACTGTAGTACAGCTACGTGAGAAAGACTTATCTACTGGTAAATTTTATAGATTAGCTAGTAAAGTTAAAGAGTTGACTTCAAAATATGATATTCCATTAATAATAAATGACAGATTAGATATTGCATTAGCTATTAATGCAGATGGAGTTCATGTTGGACAAAGCGATATGCCAGGAGATATTGTTAGAAGTATTATTGGAAAAAATAAGATATTAGGAATATCAGCAGCTACAATCAAAGATACTATAAAAGCAGAAAAGGATGGAGCAGATTATATTGGAAGTGGAGCCATATTCCCCACACAAACAAAAGATGCTGATTGTATCACAATAGATTACTTAAAAGAAATAGTTAATGCAGTTAATATTCCAATAATAGCTATCGGAGGATTAACTGAAGATAATATTGAATCATTAGTCAATACAAATATTGGTGGAATTTCTCTTGTTTCAGCCATTATGGAAAGTAACAATCCCAAAAAAACTGTTCAAAAGTTAAAAACAGAGTTTGAATTATTATAA